One Aphidius gifuensis isolate YNYX2018 linkage group LG3, ASM1490517v1, whole genome shotgun sequence DNA window includes the following coding sequences:
- the LOC122853496 gene encoding transmembrane protease serine 9-like, whose product MSVKIIGCLVTLLAVVYGKPPSKVVGGEQAERNEFPHQVSIRDRGEHICGGAIISPLHILTAAHCFVDEDEKVALPHPSDIEILVGANDKNSRLGQEYKILKYECHENYETKKSDRNDIALITLEKPLVFSGSIKPINLPKKDIPLNSVVTASGWGATDYPNTKLPKQLQKVELKIVDNKVCQDSHKIKIYPEQVCASGGEGKGVCVGDSGGPIIANNELVSIISWGRPCAKGVPDVGTRVFNYLSWIENAMSSKSPQKKYNLSKSNSSTEQKTSLPSRCLYFQYNIFFLLLTNTPGGHGKPPSKIVGGYIASAREFPYQVSIRYNGKHICGGSIISPLHILTAAHCIVTGTIRSPVNTLRIFVGATDKYGFGEEYQVATYNYHSGYSSKTNQNDIAVITLARPLIFSNSVRPIGAPRNDTPAGTTAIASGWGAYDYESINEYYSPSKLLKINMKIVSNEECARSHVYQIFTEQICAFTAKGRGMCIGDSGGPLVVGDQLVGIVSWGKPCGRAPDIFTRVYSYLPWINRILASQRAPNNYLLYKQK is encoded by the exons atgtcagtGAAAATTATTGGATGCTTGGTTACTCTACTTGctg tTGTATATGGAAAGCCTCCAAGTAAAGTTGTCGGAGGTGAACAAGCTGAAAGAAATGAATTTCCTCATCAAGTATCAATTCGAGACCGAGGAGAACACATTTGTGGAGGTGCAATAATAAGTCCACTTCACATTTTAACAGCAGCTCATTGTTTTGTCGACGAGGATGAAAAAGTTGCTCTACCTCATCCATCTGACATAGAAATTCTTGTTGGAGCAAACGACAAAAATTCACGTCTGGGacaagaatataaaattctcAAATACGAGTGTCATGAAAAttacgaaacaaaaaaatcagatcGAAATGACATTGCTCTCATCACT ttGGAGAAACCTTTGGTTTTTAGTGGCTCAATTAAGccaataaatttaccaaaaaaagatATTCCATTAAATTCAGTAGTAACAGCTAGTGGCTGGGGAGCAACTGATTATCCAAATACAAAATTACCAAAACAATTGCAaaaagttgaattaaaaattgttgataataaagtaTGCCAAGAttctcataaaattaaaatatatccagAACAAGTTTGTGCATCTGGAGGTGAAGGAAAAGGTGTCTGTGTT GGTGACAGTGGTGGTCCAATTATTGCAAACAATGAACTTGTTTCGATAATTTCTTGGGGAAGACCTTGTGCAAAAGGTGTACCAGATGTTGGCACACGAGTATTCAATTATCTTTCATGGATTGAAAATGCCATGAGCTCAAAAtcaccacaaaaaaaatacaatttatcaaaatcaaattCATCAACTGAACAAAAAACCTCACTACCAAGTCGTTGTCTCTACTTccaat acaat atattttttttattattaacaaatacaccgg GTGGACATGGAAAACCTCCTAGTAAAATTGTCGGTGGATATATTGCAAGTGCAAGGGAATTTCCATACCAAGTTAGCATTCGTTACAATGGAAAACATATTTGTGGAGGTTCAATAATAAGTCCATTGCATATTTTAAC agCTGCACATTGTATTGTGACTGGTACCATAAGATCACCGGTCAATACTTTACGTATATTTGTCGGAGCAACTGATAAATATGGATTTGGTGAAGAGTATCAAGTGGCTACGTATAATTATCACTCTGGTTATTCATCAAAAACAAACCAGAATGACATTGCCGTTATTACG CTGGCAAGACCATTAATTTTTAGTAACTCGGTGAGACCAATAGGTGCTCCCAGGAATGATACACCAGCTGGTACAACAGCAATAGCAAGTGGATGGGGTGCTTATGATTATGAatcaattaatgaatattattcaccaagtaaattattaaaaattaacatgaaaATTGTTAGCAATGAAGAATGTGCTCGTTCTcatgtttatcaaatttttactgAACAAATTTGTGCATTTACTGCTAAAGGACGAGGAATGTGTATC GGTGATAGCGGTGGACCTTTGGTTGTTGGTGATCAACTTGTTGGAATTGTATCTTGGGGAAAACCATGTGGTAGAGCTCCAGATATTTTTACTCGTGTCTACAG TTATTTACCTTGGATCAATAGAATTCTTGCATCACAAAGAGCACCAAATAATTACTTactttacaaacaaaaataa
- the LOC122851235 gene encoding chymotrypsin-2-like: MKKILFIEFLICAIISLTNAKSFQERIINGIIGDYGEFPYQVSIRKIGRREGHTSSHCSGVIISNRHILTAGHCISFIDTIKNPAKELVIVVGTNAMVPGSGITCAIKSVTPHPKFTGTFNDSMMHDIGIITLEKELVFSPLLSAVKLPERDGLPDEIAMASGWGILSYPNGLNPINIMKTQMTIISSKKCQDLMGFDILDGQMCAFSKKGTGLCNGDSGGPLVKNGEVIGIASYVIPCAQNVPDVYSRVYYYNSWIKSIISKY, from the exons atgaagaaaatattgtttattgaatttttaatttgtgcaATAATTAGCTTGACAAATg ccaAGAGTTTTCAAGAGCGTATAATTAATGGTATCATTGGTGACTATGGTGAATTTCCATATCAAgtatcaataagaaaaattggAAGAAGAGAAGGACATACGTCGTCTCATTGTTCGGGTGTAATAATAAGTAACAGACATATATTAACAGCTGGTCATTGTATAAGTTTTattgatacaataaaaaatccagCTAAGGAATTAGTTATTGTTGTTGGTACGAATGCCATGGTACCAGGTTCTGGAATAACATGTGCTATCAAATCAGTTACACCTCATCCGAAATTTACTGGAACATTCAATGACTCGATGATGCATGACATTGGAATAATAACT cttgaaAAAGAACTAGTTTTTAGTCCACTTTTGAGTGCTGTTAAATTACCTGAACGGGATGGATTGCCAGATGAAATTGCCATGGCAAGTGGCTGGGGAATATTGTCATATCCAAATGGATTAAATCCAATTAACATTATGAAAACACAAATGactattatttcatcaaaaaaatgtcAGGATTTAATGGGTTTCGATATTCTTGATGGACAAATGTGTGCATTTTCTAAAAAAGGAACTGGACTTTGTAAT gGTGACAGTGGTGGACCACTTGTTAAAAATGGTGAAGTTATTGGCATTGCTTCTTATGTTATACCATGTGCTCAAAATGTTCCAGATGTTtacag tcgTGTTTATTACTACAATAGCTGgattaaaagtataatttcaaaatactaa